One window of Myxocyprinus asiaticus isolate MX2 ecotype Aquarium Trade chromosome 4, UBuf_Myxa_2, whole genome shotgun sequence genomic DNA carries:
- the LOC127439576 gene encoding active breakpoint cluster region-related protein-like isoform X4 yields the protein MTEIVVTDCNLNSLCEHVEQHCCVDDPSAIKRHSNTGAKLWGRVRSKLLRQKLDPQTVQSKNWHMDVIEMNGIKVEFSMKFTSRDLSLKRTLSKKQSGVFGVKICVVTKRERSKVPYIVRQCIEEVEKRGIDEVGIYRISGVATDIQALKAAFDTNTKDILVMLSDMDINAIAGTLKLYFRELPEPLLTDRLYPAFMEGIALSDPAAKENCMMHLLRSLPDPNLITFLTLLEHLKRVAEKEPVNKMSLHNLATVFGPTLLRPSESESNKAHITLASDIWSHDVMAQVQVLLYYLQHPPISFAELKKNTLYFSTDV from the exons ATGACTGAGATCGTGGTGACGGACTGTAATCTGAACTCGCTGTGCGAGCACGTGGAGCAGCACTGCTGCGTGGACGACCCGTCAGCCATCAAAAGACACAGCAACACCGGTGCCAAGCTGTGGGGCCGCGTGCGCAGTAAACTGCTCCGACAAAAG TTGGACCCTCAGACTGTGCAGTCCAAAAACTGGCATATGGACGTCATAGAAATGAATGGG ATTAAAGTGGAGTTTTCCATGAAGTTTACAAGTCGGGACTTGAGCTTGAAGCGGACGCTGTCTAAGAAACAGAGCGGTGTGTTTGGGGTCAAAATCTGCGTGGTGACAAA GCGTGAGCGCTCCAAGGTGCCTTACATCGTGCGGCAGTGCATTGAAGAGGTGGAGAAGAGAGGCATTGATGAAGTGGGCATTTACAGGATCTCTGGAGTGGCCACTGACATCCAGGCCCTCAAAGCTGCTTTTGACACCA ATACCAAAGATATCCTGGTGATGTTGAGTGATATGGACATTAATGCCATAGCAGGAACGCTGAAATTGTATTTCAGGGAGCTGCCAGAACCTCTTCTCACGGACCGGCTGTACCCGGCCTTCATGGAGGGCATTG CTCTATCAGATCCTGCTGCAAAAGAAAACTGCATGATGCATCTGCTGCGGTCACTACCAGACCCCAATCTCATTACGTTCCTCACACTGCTGGAGCACCTGAAAag GGTGGCAGAGAAGGAGCCGGTAAATAAGATGTCGCTGCATAATTTGGCCACAGTGTTTGGCCCCACTCTGCTGAGACCTTCAGAATCAGAGAGCAATAAAGCCCATATCACACTGGCCTCTGACATCTGGAGTCATGATGTGATGGCACAG gtTCAGGTATTGCTGTACTACCTGCAGCATCCACCCATATCCTTCGCTGAGCTGAAGAAGAATACACTCTATTTCTCAACTGACGtctaa